TCGCTCGATCCGGATGAGCTGGTGACAGTGCTGTTCAACCCGGATTTAAAGACCTCGTGGGTGATGGTGCCGGGGCTGATCGGCCTGATCCTGCTGTTCATCGGCGCCCTCATTACCAGCATCGGCCTGGTGCGTGAGCGCGAGACCGGCACTCTGGAACAGCTCGCTGTGATGCCGCTTCGCCCCTCGGCGATCATCGTCGGGAAGATCACGCCCTACTTCCTCCTCGCCCTCATCGATATGGCGGTCGTGACCGCGCTCGGGGTGTGGCTGTTCGGCGTGCCCTTCGTCGGGAGCCTGTGGCTGTTCAGCATCGCCGCGGTCGTGTTCCTATTCGTCGTGCTCGGCATCGGGGTGCTGATTTCATCGGTGTCGCAGAACACAGGGCAGGCGATCCAGATGGCGATCCTCTTCGTCGTCCCGCAGGTGCTGCTCTCGGGCCTGATCTTCCCGCTCGATTCCATGCCTCTCGGGGTGCGCTGGATCGGCTACGTCCTTCCGCTGACCTGGTTCCGGGAGATCGCTCAGGGCGTCATGCTCCGTGACGCGGGCCTCGACAGTCTCTGGCTGCCGCTCGCGATCCTCACCCTCATGGCTGTCGTCGCGTTCGGTGCTGCGACCGCCCGGATGCGGTTCTCCCTCACACACGGAGGTGCCCGCTGATGCTCCCCACCAGTATCCGCCTTGACGATGCCTCCGTCTTCTTCGGCAAACTCCCCGCGGTGGATGGCTTCACGGGTGCTTTCACTCCTGGCACGGTCACCGCTCTCATCGGTGGCGATGGTGCGGGGAAGTCGACACTGCTGAGACTCCTCGCCGGTCGCCTCAGTCTTCACAGCGGCACCAGCGAAGGCTTGCCGGTCGACCGTCGCGATGTCGGCTACCAGCCCGCGGACTCGGGCGTATGGCGCAACCTTTCGGTTGCGGAGAACATCGAGTTCGTCACCCGCACCTACGGCATCGATCCCGAACAGGCTCGTACCCGCTCAGCGGAGCTGTTGGCACTTGCAGGCCTCGATCATGTCACCGGGCGTCTCGCCGGGCGTTTGTCGGGCGGGATGCGGCAGAAACTCGGCGTGGTACTCGCGACCCTGCACCGTCCCGGCCTGGTGCTGCTGGATGAACCGACCACGGGGGTCGATCCCATCAGCCGCGCCGAGCTATGGAGCCTGATCGCCGGTGCCGCCGCAAACGGGGCAACGGTGGTCTTCGCCACGACCTACTTGGACGAAGCAGAACGCGCCAGCAGGCTGTTCCTCCTCGGCGACGGCAAACTGCTCGCCGCCGGTACCCCGGAAGACATCATCGCGCACACGCCCGGCGTCATCTCGCAAGCGCCCGTCGCCCTCGATGTCGCGCGCCGCGAACTCGCCTCAGCACACGCATGGCGGCGCGGCGACACAGTTTTCCGGTGGGAAGCGAATCCTTGCAACGATCGACCTGAAGGGTTCGAGACCGCGCCAGGTAACCTGGAGAACACGAGCATCGCGCTACTACTCGACCAGGACGACGCGCAGCTCGCCTCTATGAGCGTTGCCGATAGACGCATTCTCGAATCTCGGAAGACCACAGGCAGGCCTCTGGTCGAAGCCATCGATGTCGCACGCAGCTACGGCACTTTCAATGCGCTGGGCGGGGTCTCCCTCAGAGTCCTGCCTGGTGAGGTCGTGGGACTTCTCGGCGGCAACGGTGCGGGGAAGACGACGCTGATGCGTATCTTGCTCGGCCTAGAGACGCCCACAACGGGCACCGCGACACTATTCGGCGAGAAGCCCTCCTTGGAGACCCGCCGCCGTATCGGTTACGTCGCCCAGGGCCTCGGCCTCTACCCCTCGTTGTCGGCGATGGAGAACCTGGAGTTCGCGGCATCCGTTCACGGTGTCGCAGTGAACGAGCAAGCCCGCGACTTCGCCCATCCATTCGGTCGCA
This is a stretch of genomic DNA from Rarobacter incanus. It encodes these proteins:
- a CDS encoding ATP-binding cassette domain-containing protein, yielding MLPTSIRLDDASVFFGKLPAVDGFTGAFTPGTVTALIGGDGAGKSTLLRLLAGRLSLHSGTSEGLPVDRRDVGYQPADSGVWRNLSVAENIEFVTRTYGIDPEQARTRSAELLALAGLDHVTGRLAGRLSGGMRQKLGVVLATLHRPGLVLLDEPTTGVDPISRAELWSLIAGAAANGATVVFATTYLDEAERASRLFLLGDGKLLAAGTPEDIIAHTPGVISQAPVALDVARRELASAHAWRRGDTVFRWEANPCNDRPEGFETAPGNLENTSIALLLDQDDAQLASMSVADRRILESRKTTGRPLVEAIDVARSYGTFNALGGVSLRVLPGEVVGLLGGNGAGKTTLMRILLGLETPTTGTATLFGEKPSLETRRRIGYVAQGLGLYPSLSAMENLEFAASVHGVAVNEQARDFAHPFGRNPISSLPLGTKRSLAYFAATLHDPELLVLDEPTSGMDALTRARLWRDLRAAADDGAGVLVTTHYMQEAAQCDRLVILTAGKVTAEGTVAEITSPHISLTVTTEHWEEAFTLLRKAGIPALLDGRTLRIPGADHDETLALLAPLRGEVTITESTSTLEETMMISALDRAST